In the Brevundimonas sp. LM2 genome, GTGAGGATCGGCACGTAGGAATCCAGTCGGTCGTCGTTCGCAACCAGCAGACGGCCCAGACTGGCGGTGCTGGTCGGGCTCAGGCGGGGGCTGACCATGGCCCAGTCGCCGAACGTCCGCTGCTCGACATGGCGGCGCTGCATGACCCGCATTCCGGTGTGACGCGTATCCGCGTCGAGCGCCGTCATCAGGCGGTCCAGCGCCTCATCCGGTCCTTCCAGCACCTGGACGAAGGTGTTGTCGACGACCGCGAGCACCCCCGTGATGTCCATCCGCGGGTTGTTCGATCGCGCTTCGTACAGAATGTCCGCGATCTCGATCGCACCCCGGGCCGATCCGGTGCTGACGCTGCGATAGATTAACTGACCGATCCGGGCGCGGGACCCGGCATCGTCTTTAAACGTCGAAAAACTCAC is a window encoding:
- a CDS encoding BLUF domain-containing protein — protein: MSFSTFKDDAGSRARIGQLIYRSVSTGSARGAIEIADILYEARSNNPRMDITGVLAVVDNTFVQVLEGPDEALDRLMTALDADTRHTGMRVMQRRHVEQRTFGDWAMVSPRLSPTSTASLGRLLVANDDRLDSYVPILTSALEAQDRLADHWGGPDRSGESA